The Pseudomonas sp. FP198 genomic interval TCATCGTCCTGACTTCGAGCTGAACATGCCTGGCCCACGCCGTTTTCCGTTGCCATTGATCGCTGCCTTCTTCGCCTTGTACGTCATCTGGGGATCGACCTATCTGGTGATTCGCATCGGCGTCGAGCATTGGCCGCCCTTGCTGCTGGCCGGGATTCGTTTCGTGATCGCCGGGTCGTTGATGTATGGCTTCCTGCGCTGGCGCGGGGCACCGGCGCCGACCTGGGCGCAGTGGAAGGCCGGGGCGCTGATCGGGGTGTTGTTGCTGACGTTCGGCAATGGCGCGGTGAGTATCGCCGAGCATATGGGCGTGGCCTCGGGCGTGGCGGCGTTGGCCGTGGCGACGGTGCCTTTGTTTACCTTGCTCTGCGGATATTTCTGGGGCGCGCGTAATACGCGTCTGGAATGGGCCGGGATTGTATTGGGGCTGATCGGTATCGCCATGCTCAACCTCGGTTCCAACCTGCAATCGAGCCCGATGGGGGCGGCCTTGCTGGTGTTTGCGGCGGCTTCCTGGGCCTTCGGCTCGGTGTTGAGCAAACACCTGCCGTTGCCGGCGGGAGCGATGGCCAGCGCCGTGGAGATGCTGGTGGCCGGCGTGGTGCTGTTGATCGGCAGCTTCGCCAGTGGCGAGCGCCTGGAACACATGCCGCCGCTGGAAGGCTGGTTCGCGCTGGTCTATCTGATCGGCTTTGGTTCGATCATCGCCTTCAACGCCTACATGTACCTGCTCAAGCATGTGCGTCCGGCCGCAGCCACCAGCTACGCCTATGTCAACCCGGCGGTGGCGGTGTTGCTGGGGATCGTCTTCGCCGGGGAAACCATTGGTATCGAAGAGGCCTTGGCGATGCTGGTGATTATCAGCGCCGTGGTCCTGATCGGGTTGCCGCAGTGGCGCAAGCCCAAGCCCGCACCGGCCGAATCCTGATTTAGGGTAAACTGCCGCGCATTGCACACCTTGCGCTGATTTTTCCTACGGTATCTCCATGACTTTCGCCACTCTTGGCCTGATCGAACCCCTGCTGCGCGCCCTCGAGACGCTCGGCTACCAGACGCCGACCCCGGTCCAGGCCCAAGCCATGCCGGCGGTGCTCGCCGGTCGCGACCTGATGGCCGCGGCCCAGACCGGCACCGGCAAGACCGCCGGTTTCGCCGTGCCGCTGTTGCAGTTGCTGACCACCGAAGGGCCGAAAGTCGCTGCCAACTCGGTGCGCGCGCTGATCCTGGTGCCGACCCGCGAGCTGGCCGAGCAGGTCCACGAAAGCGTGCGCCAGTACGCCCAGAACCTGCCGCTGAGCACCTACGCCGTGTACGGCGGCGTCAGCATCAACCCACAGATGATGAAGCTGCGCAAAGGCGTCGACTTGCTGGTGGCCACGCCGGGCCGCTTGCTCGATCTGTTCCGCCAGAACGCGCTGAAGTTCAACCAGTTGCAGACCCTGGTGCTGGACGAGGCCGACCGCATGCTCGACCTAGGCTTCTCCGAGGAACTGGCGAACATCTACAAGGCCCTGCCGAAGAAGCGCCAGACCCTGCTGTTCTCGGCGACCTTCTCCGATGCGATCCGCCTGCTGGCCGGGCAGATGCTCAACGACCCGCTGAGCATCGAAGTGAGCCCGCGCAACGTGGCCGCCAACACCGTCAAGCAATGGGTGGTGACGGTGGACAAGAAGCGCAAGCCGGAACTGTTCATCCACCTGATGCGCAAGCACAA includes:
- the yedA gene encoding drug/metabolite exporter YedA encodes the protein MPGPRRFPLPLIAAFFALYVIWGSTYLVIRIGVEHWPPLLLAGIRFVIAGSLMYGFLRWRGAPAPTWAQWKAGALIGVLLLTFGNGAVSIAEHMGVASGVAALAVATVPLFTLLCGYFWGARNTRLEWAGIVLGLIGIAMLNLGSNLQSSPMGAALLVFAAASWAFGSVLSKHLPLPAGAMASAVEMLVAGVVLLIGSFASGERLEHMPPLEGWFALVYLIGFGSIIAFNAYMYLLKHVRPAAATSYAYVNPAVAVLLGIVFAGETIGIEEALAMLVIISAVVLIGLPQWRKPKPAPAES
- a CDS encoding DEAD/DEAH box helicase yields the protein MTFATLGLIEPLLRALETLGYQTPTPVQAQAMPAVLAGRDLMAAAQTGTGKTAGFAVPLLQLLTTEGPKVAANSVRALILVPTRELAEQVHESVRQYAQNLPLSTYAVYGGVSINPQMMKLRKGVDLLVATPGRLLDLFRQNALKFNQLQTLVLDEADRMLDLGFSEELANIYKALPKKRQTLLFSATFSDAIRLLAGQMLNDPLSIEVSPRNVAANTVKQWVVTVDKKRKPELFIHLMRKHKWKQVLVFAKTRNGVDALVEKLQGLGVNADGIHGDKPQATRQRALDRFKASEVQILVATDVAARGLDIEDLPLVVNFDLPIVAEDYIHRIGRTGRAGATGQAISLVCADEVNLLSAIETLTRQTLPRQMEQDFEPEHRVPDTDASGQVIKKPKKPKKPKASGGGGKRNLGKWVDSGDSGPVEPSVKPVRKVPVFNTGPRKRKP